A stretch of the Haloarcula ordinaria genome encodes the following:
- a CDS encoding DNA adenine methylase, which yields MGFLRSEGGTGRAPRRFFPVETDPEVDPEGYSPRRITPSSTIPYPGSKGSLADWVISYIPTHDTYVEVFGGSAGVLINKPRSKYEIYNDINEDLTQFFRIVRNRPDDLAVWLQSVPYSRSQYEEWVEAFYEGVRPNDPVERAGRFFSLRYMQYAGVSSTANGFKTRSRRSPARTFDNARSQIQTLAERFHQVTIERNDYQEIFEIYDDSSVDVLFYVDPPYVDTENQYTGQFDHERFIETLHGVENDWILSCKTVPEAFTDHPIRERDSRHRMKRASGDVTEKLVFNFDPNSRDPFVS from the coding sequence ATGGGGTTTCTCCGGAGTGAGGGGGGCACTGGAAGAGCGCCGCGTCGATTTTTCCCTGTAGAGACAGATCCAGAAGTAGATCCGGAGGGATATTCTCCCCGTCGAATCACTCCTTCGAGCACAATTCCCTATCCAGGTAGCAAAGGGAGTCTCGCGGATTGGGTTATCAGCTATATCCCCACTCATGATACGTATGTCGAGGTGTTTGGTGGGTCAGCAGGTGTGCTCATCAACAAGCCTCGGTCGAAATACGAGATCTATAACGATATTAACGAAGATCTCACGCAGTTCTTCCGAATTGTCCGGAACCGCCCGGATGACCTAGCAGTTTGGCTCCAGTCGGTTCCTTACAGTCGATCCCAGTACGAGGAGTGGGTTGAAGCGTTCTACGAGGGTGTTCGACCGAACGATCCTGTTGAGCGCGCAGGGCGTTTCTTCTCTCTACGGTATATGCAGTATGCGGGCGTCTCGTCGACAGCGAACGGATTCAAGACTCGTTCACGTCGGTCACCAGCACGAACCTTTGACAACGCGAGAAGCCAGATTCAAACCCTTGCGGAGCGGTTCCATCAAGTGACTATTGAACGAAATGACTATCAAGAGATCTTCGAGATTTACGACGATTCTTCTGTTGATGTGTTATTCTATGTCGACCCGCCTTACGTAGATACAGAGAATCAGTACACCGGGCAATTTGATCACGAGCGCTTCATCGAGACTCTACACGGAGTCGAGAACGACTGGATACTTTCGTGTAAAACGGTTCCTGAAGCATTCACAGATCATCCGATTAGAGAACGAGACAGCCGCCATCGAATGAAGCGTGCCTCAGGGGATGTTACTGAGAAGCTTGTGTTCAATTTCGACCCGAACAGTAGGGACCCCTTCGTATCATGA
- a CDS encoding recombinase family protein, with the protein MTAKALTWIRKSKGTESDIGLEQQRESVQAVAEELAGTVETLDLGVQTGFSTLTRDEDAKQLLDEREDVQAAVEDLRNGGFDLIVAYDDRRVARDEYFSVIEHACVQGDVEMVFVSDDVEENSLAFDLQRRIERKTKEEEIKKSKAAIRERRENGCYQGTVPFGLTFAADKCHLERHDHEWDIVEEVIERRENGESVRAVMDTTGVPATTVSRIANRGVEWYEEKLQEYGV; encoded by the coding sequence ATGACGGCTAAAGCCCTCACATGGATTCGGAAGTCGAAGGGAACCGAGTCGGACATTGGACTTGAGCAACAGCGGGAAAGCGTGCAAGCTGTCGCTGAGGAGCTTGCAGGCACCGTTGAAACGTTGGACTTGGGGGTACAAACAGGATTCAGCACACTCACACGGGACGAGGATGCTAAGCAACTACTCGACGAGCGCGAAGACGTACAAGCCGCTGTCGAAGATCTCCGGAACGGTGGGTTTGACCTCATAGTTGCGTACGACGACCGTCGCGTCGCTCGTGATGAGTACTTCTCCGTGATTGAACACGCATGCGTTCAGGGTGACGTGGAGATGGTGTTCGTGAGCGATGACGTTGAGGAGAACTCCTTAGCATTCGACCTCCAGCGGCGAATTGAACGCAAAACGAAAGAAGAAGAGATTAAGAAATCGAAGGCAGCAATACGTGAGCGGCGTGAGAACGGATGTTACCAGGGAACTGTCCCGTTCGGCCTCACGTTCGCCGCGGACAAGTGCCACTTGGAGCGTCACGATCACGAGTGGGACATCGTCGAAGAGGTGATCGAACGGAGAGAGAACGGGGAATCGGTTCGTGCCGTTATGGACACGACCGGAGTGCCGGCTACGACGGTGTCACGGATTGCGAACCGCGGGGTCGAGTGGTACGAGGAGAAACTCCAGGAGTACGGCGTTTGA
- a CDS encoding 3'-5' exonuclease codes for MSQPRSHTTQQIRGRDDLTGTIAIDIETINLVPEPDIDFADPTHWTLFCIPLGYRSPEGDVETDVLFRRGPSLCDERELLDRFIEWIRERRPARLITYNGEFYDIPVIRHRAERTTEECRGHHTTHDDLQLILDVVNHHDLFTEVKRQAGFNVKLESALQYHDIETVETRLDGNVIDGSDMPNLGLRILDGEATLEEIEAVREYAESDVQPLFQLETAVQEHE; via the coding sequence ATGAGCCAGCCTCGGTCGCATACGACTCAACAGATTCGCGGACGCGACGACCTCACCGGAACCATCGCAATCGACATAGAAACGATCAACCTCGTCCCAGAACCCGACATCGACTTCGCGGATCCAACACACTGGACATTATTCTGCATACCTCTCGGGTACAGGTCGCCGGAGGGGGACGTAGAAACAGATGTGCTGTTCCGCCGCGGGCCATCACTATGCGACGAACGCGAATTACTCGACCGATTCATAGAGTGGATCAGAGAACGCCGTCCCGCCCGCCTCATCACGTACAACGGCGAATTCTACGACATCCCGGTAATTCGGCACCGTGCCGAACGTACTACTGAAGAATGTCGTGGTCACCATACTACGCACGATGATCTGCAACTCATTCTTGACGTGGTCAATCATCATGACCTCTTCACAGAAGTAAAGCGACAAGCTGGATTCAACGTCAAACTGGAGTCCGCACTACAATACCACGATATTGAGACCGTTGAAACTCGGCTTGACGGTAACGTAATTGACGGGAGCGATATGCCCAATCTCGGCCTCCGAATCCTTGACGGTGAAGCCACGTTGGAGGAAATCGAAGCGGTCCGTGAATACGCCGAGTCGGACGTACAGCCACTTTTCCAACTGGAGACGGCTGTACAGGAACACGAGTAA